One Klebsiella sp. RIT-PI-d genomic window carries:
- the lldP gene encoding L-lactate permease, producing MNLWQQNYDPAGNIWLSSLIASLPILFFFVALIKLKLKGYIAATYTVIIALLVALFFYKMPVDRALASVVYGFFYGLWPIAWIIIAAVFVYKISVKTGQFDIIRSSILSITPDQRLQMLIVGFSFGAFLEGAAGFGAPVAITAALLVGLGFNPLYAAGLCLIVNTAPVAFGAMGIPILVAGQVTGLDSFEIGQMVGRQLPFLTIIVLFWIMGIMDGWRGIKETWPAVMVAGGSFAIAQYLSSNFIGPELPDIISSLVSLICLTLFLKRWQPVRIFRFDDTGAEQIDPSRDRIRYTPGQILRAWSPFLFLTATVTLWSIPPFKALFAPGGAMYHWVVNIPVPFLDKLVARMPPVVHDATAYAAVYKFDWFSATGTAILFAALLSVLWLKMKPAAALHTFGSTLKELALPIYSIGMVLAFAFISNYSGLSSTLALALAHTGSAFTFFSPFLGWLGVFLTGSDTSSNALFAALQATAAQQIGVSDVLLVAANTTGGVTGKMISPQSIAIACAAVGLVGRESDLFRFTVKHSLIFTCMVGVITTLQAYVLTWMIP from the coding sequence ATGAATCTTTGGCAACAGAATTACGATCCGGCTGGTAATATCTGGCTATCCAGCCTGATCGCCTCACTCCCGATTCTTTTTTTCTTTGTTGCGCTGATTAAGCTCAAGCTAAAGGGCTACATCGCCGCAACCTACACCGTCATTATTGCCCTGCTGGTGGCGCTGTTTTTCTACAAAATGCCCGTAGATCGCGCGCTGGCGTCGGTGGTATACGGCTTTTTCTATGGTTTGTGGCCTATCGCCTGGATCATTATTGCCGCCGTATTCGTGTATAAAATCTCGGTCAAAACCGGGCAGTTCGACATTATTCGCTCATCGATTCTGTCGATTACTCCCGATCAACGCCTGCAAATGCTGATTGTTGGCTTTTCGTTTGGCGCATTCCTCGAAGGTGCGGCGGGCTTTGGCGCGCCGGTGGCGATTACCGCCGCGCTGCTGGTCGGCCTCGGCTTTAATCCGCTGTATGCCGCCGGGCTGTGTCTGATTGTGAATACTGCGCCGGTCGCTTTTGGTGCGATGGGCATTCCGATTCTGGTCGCCGGTCAGGTCACCGGACTGGATAGCTTTGAGATTGGGCAGATGGTGGGTCGTCAGCTACCATTTCTGACTATTATCGTACTGTTCTGGATCATGGGGATTATGGACGGCTGGCGCGGGATCAAAGAAACCTGGCCTGCGGTAATGGTCGCAGGTGGCTCGTTTGCTATTGCCCAGTATTTAAGCTCCAACTTTATTGGTCCCGAACTGCCGGACATTATCTCGTCGCTGGTTTCATTGATTTGTCTGACGCTGTTCCTCAAACGCTGGCAGCCGGTACGTATTTTCCGCTTTGACGATACGGGCGCGGAGCAGATTGATCCCTCACGCGATCGCATACGTTACACGCCGGGGCAGATCCTGCGCGCGTGGTCACCGTTCCTGTTCCTGACCGCCACCGTCACGCTCTGGAGCATTCCTCCTTTTAAGGCGCTGTTTGCCCCTGGCGGCGCAATGTACCACTGGGTAGTGAATATCCCGGTACCGTTCCTTGATAAACTGGTTGCCCGAATGCCACCGGTGGTTCACGACGCTACCGCCTATGCGGCGGTATATAAATTTGACTGGTTCTCGGCAACCGGTACGGCAATTCTGTTTGCCGCGCTGCTGTCTGTCCTCTGGTTGAAGATGAAACCGGCAGCCGCACTGCATACCTTTGGCAGCACCTTAAAAGAACTGGCCTTACCGATCTACTCGATTGGCATGGTACTGGCATTCGCGTTTATCTCGAACTACTCTGGCCTGTCTTCAACGCTGGCCCTGGCTCTGGCCCATACCGGCAGCGCATTTACCTTCTTTTCACCGTTCCTCGGCTGGCTCGGCGTTTTCCTGACCGGTTCTGATACCTCATCAAATGCGCTGTTCGCCGCGCTACAGGCCACTGCTGCACAGCAAATCGGCGTATCTGATGTTCTGCTGGTCGCGGCCAACACTACCGGCGGTGTGACCGGTAAGATGATTTCGCCGCAGTCCATCGCCATTGCCTGTGCCGCGGTAGGGCTGGTGGGCAGAGAGTCAGATCTCTTCCGTTTTACCGTCAAACATAGCCTGATTTTCACCTGTATGGTGGGCGTTATCACGACGCTTCAGGCGTACGTTTTAACCTGGATGATACCGTGA
- the lldD gene encoding FMN-dependent L-lactate dehydrogenase LldD, with amino-acid sequence MIISAASDYRAAARRILPPFLFHYIDGGAYAEYTLRRNVEDLSQIALRQRVLKNMSDLSLETTLFNEKLAMPVALAPVGLCGMYARRGEVQAAAAADAKGIPFTLSTVSVCPIEEVAPTMTRPMWFQLYVLRDRGFMRNALERAKAAGCSTLVFTVDMPTPGARYRDAHSGMSGANAAMRRYWQAVTHPQWAWDVGVNGRPHDLGNISAYLGKPTGLEDYIGWLANNFDPSISWKDLEWIREFWDGPMVIKGILDAEDARDAVRFGADGIVVSNHGGRQLDGVLSSARALPAIADAVKGDIAILADSGIRNGLDVVRMIALGADTVLLGRAYLYALATHGQAGVTNLLNLIEKEMRVAMTLTGAKSIAEITGASLVRELDKALPNALAPLTHSNSPSHQPSS; translated from the coding sequence ATGATTATTTCTGCCGCCAGCGACTACCGGGCCGCCGCCCGGCGTATCCTGCCGCCGTTTTTATTTCATTACATCGACGGAGGGGCCTACGCCGAATATACCCTGCGCCGCAATGTAGAAGATTTGTCGCAGATAGCCCTGCGCCAGCGCGTGCTGAAGAACATGTCTGATTTAAGCCTTGAGACAACGCTATTTAACGAAAAACTCGCTATGCCGGTTGCACTGGCCCCGGTGGGTTTGTGCGGCATGTACGCCCGACGTGGAGAGGTGCAGGCCGCCGCCGCCGCCGATGCGAAAGGTATTCCGTTCACGCTTTCCACCGTTTCGGTCTGCCCTATTGAAGAAGTTGCGCCAACGATGACGCGCCCGATGTGGTTTCAGCTTTACGTCCTGCGCGATCGGGGATTTATGCGCAATGCACTTGAGCGGGCGAAGGCAGCAGGCTGTTCGACGCTGGTATTCACCGTAGATATGCCCACCCCGGGCGCACGTTACCGTGATGCGCACTCAGGGATGAGCGGTGCCAACGCTGCTATGCGTCGCTACTGGCAGGCCGTTACTCATCCGCAGTGGGCATGGGACGTAGGTGTTAACGGCCGTCCGCACGATCTGGGCAATATTTCTGCTTATCTGGGCAAACCGACCGGGCTTGAAGATTATATTGGCTGGCTGGCGAACAATTTCGATCCGTCTATTTCGTGGAAAGATCTGGAGTGGATACGCGAATTCTGGGACGGTCCGATGGTGATCAAAGGAATTCTCGATGCCGAAGATGCCCGTGACGCGGTACGCTTTGGCGCGGACGGGATCGTGGTGTCTAACCACGGCGGTCGCCAGCTTGATGGCGTTCTCTCTTCAGCCCGGGCGCTACCCGCCATCGCCGATGCGGTAAAGGGTGACATCGCTATTCTGGCTGATAGCGGTATTCGTAACGGTCTGGACGTAGTACGAATGATCGCCCTGGGCGCAGATACGGTGCTGCTTGGTCGGGCGTATCTTTACGCGCTGGCAACCCATGGACAGGCAGGCGTTACTAATCTGCTGAACCTGATTGAAAAAGAGATGCGCGTTGCGATGACGCTGACCGGGGCGAAGTCGATTGCGGAGATCACCGGGGCGTCACTGGTACGCGAACTGGATAAAGCGCTGCCGAACGCTCTCGCGCCGCTGACGCACAGCAATTCCCCCTCACACCAGCCCTCTTCCTGA
- the cysE gene encoding serine O-acetyltransferase, which translates to MPCEELDIVWNNIKAEARALADCEPMLASFYHATLLKHENLGSALSYMLANKLASPIMPAIAIREVVEEAYAADPEMIASAACDIQAVRTRDPAVDKYSTPLLYLKGFHALQAYRIGHWLWHQGRQALAIFLQNQISVSFQVDIHPAATIGHGIMLDHATGIVVGETAVIENDVSILQSVTLGGTGKTSGDRHPKIREGVMIGAGAKILGNIEVGRGAKIGAGSVVLQPVPPHTTVAGVPARIVGKPESDKPAMDMDQHFSAHNGFEFGDGI; encoded by the coding sequence ATGCCGTGTGAAGAACTGGATATCGTCTGGAACAATATTAAAGCCGAAGCAAGAGCGCTGGCGGACTGTGAGCCAATGCTGGCCAGCTTTTATCACGCGACGTTACTGAAGCATGAAAATCTTGGCAGCGCATTAAGCTATATGCTGGCGAATAAGCTGGCATCCCCTATCATGCCTGCTATTGCTATCCGCGAAGTCGTGGAAGAAGCCTACGCGGCGGACCCGGAAATGATTGCCTCCGCCGCCTGCGATATTCAGGCCGTGCGCACCCGCGATCCGGCCGTCGACAAATATTCGACGCCGCTGCTGTACCTGAAAGGATTTCACGCGCTTCAGGCTTACCGTATCGGCCACTGGCTATGGCATCAGGGCCGCCAGGCGCTGGCTATTTTTCTGCAAAATCAGATCTCCGTTTCTTTCCAGGTCGATATTCATCCGGCGGCAACCATTGGTCACGGGATCATGCTCGATCATGCGACCGGAATTGTTGTTGGTGAGACGGCGGTCATTGAAAACGATGTATCAATTTTGCAATCGGTGACCCTGGGCGGGACCGGTAAAACCAGCGGCGACCGTCATCCTAAAATTCGCGAAGGCGTGATGATTGGCGCAGGGGCGAAAATCCTCGGCAATATTGAAGTTGGGCGCGGCGCCAAGATTGGCGCGGGTTCTGTGGTCTTACAACCTGTTCCCCCACATACCACGGTTGCCGGTGTTCCGGCACGGATCGTCGGTAAACCAGAGTCAGATAAACCGGCGATGGATATGGACCAGCATTTTAGCGCGCACAATGGTTTTGAGTTCGGGGACGGAATTTAG
- the trmL gene encoding tRNA (uridine(34)/cytosine(34)/5-carboxymethylaminomethyluridine(34)-2'-O)-methyltransferase TrmL: MLNIVLFEPEIPPNTGNIIRLCANTGFRLHIIEPMGFTWDDKRLRRAGLDYHEFTAVVRHQDHAAFIEAEKPQRLFALTTKGTPAHSAVRYQEGDYLMFGPETRGLPASILEALPAEQKIRIPMMPDSRSMNLSNSVSVVVYEAWRQLGYPGAVLRT, translated from the coding sequence ATGCTGAACATCGTTTTATTCGAACCAGAAATCCCGCCGAATACGGGAAACATTATCCGTCTGTGTGCCAACACCGGCTTTCGTCTGCACATTATTGAGCCTATGGGTTTTACCTGGGATGACAAGCGTTTACGTCGTGCTGGTCTGGATTACCATGAGTTCACCGCCGTTGTACGTCATCAGGATCATGCTGCATTTATCGAGGCAGAGAAGCCGCAGCGGCTGTTTGCACTCACGACGAAAGGCACGCCAGCGCACAGTGCAGTGCGTTATCAGGAGGGCGATTATCTGATGTTCGGTCCCGAGACCCGTGGTTTGCCTGCCAGCATTCTTGAGGCACTGCCTGCGGAGCAAAAAATTCGTATTCCAATGATGCCCGACAGCCGTAGCATGAATTTGTCTAATTCAGTGTCGGTCGTGGTATATGAAGCCTGGCGGCAACTTGGGTATCCGGGCGCAGTGTTAAGAACCTGA
- the lldR gene encoding transcriptional regulator LldR: MIIMPKRLADNVAERLRAMIDEQQLEAGTRLPSERQLAVQLGVSRNSLREAIACLNSEGLLLSRRGGGTFVRWQHERWTDQNIVQPLKMLLADDPDYSFDILEARHAIEASTAWHAALRATTADKEKIKFCFDATLSDDPDLASQADVRFHLAIAEASHNIVLLQTMRGFFDLLQSSVKQSRQRMYQVPPVFVRLTEQHLGVMEAILAGDADGARKAMMAHLGFVHTTIKQFDEDQARQARITRLPGDQNDISGESKA; this comes from the coding sequence GTGATTATTATGCCGAAAAGACTGGCTGATAACGTAGCTGAACGCCTGCGGGCCATGATTGATGAACAGCAGCTGGAGGCGGGTACGCGTTTACCCTCCGAACGTCAACTCGCCGTGCAGCTTGGGGTGTCGCGTAATTCTCTGCGCGAGGCAATTGCCTGCCTTAACAGTGAAGGCTTGCTGTTAAGCCGTCGCGGTGGCGGGACCTTTGTTCGCTGGCAGCATGAACGCTGGACCGATCAGAATATCGTCCAGCCACTGAAAATGCTGCTGGCCGACGACCCGGACTATAGCTTTGATATTCTTGAAGCGCGTCATGCCATCGAGGCTAGCACCGCGTGGCACGCGGCGTTACGCGCTACGACTGCGGATAAAGAGAAAATTAAATTCTGCTTTGATGCGACGCTCAGTGACGATCCGGATTTGGCGTCGCAGGCCGATGTGCGTTTTCATCTCGCCATTGCCGAAGCGTCGCATAACATCGTACTGCTACAAACTATGCGCGGTTTTTTTGACCTGTTGCAGTCATCCGTTAAGCAAAGTCGCCAGCGGATGTACCAGGTCCCGCCGGTTTTTGTCCGCCTGACTGAGCAGCATCTGGGCGTAATGGAGGCGATCCTCGCGGGTGATGCCGACGGCGCACGTAAAGCCATGATGGCGCATCTCGGTTTCGTTCACACCACGATTAAACAATTCGATGAAGATCAGGCCCGGCAGGCGCGAATTACCCGCCTGCCCGGCGATCAGAATGATATTTCAGGGGAGAGTAAAGCATGA